In one Bosea sp. RAC05 genomic region, the following are encoded:
- a CDS encoding ABC transporter permease — MSAQLRSVWFWLSALALAILAVFLLYPLLNVLTGSFGGSSGRSGWAMLAADPKYATAIVNTIALGLAVTLTTTLIGVPLAYFTARFSFPGKGIVAVLPLVTLVIPEVIAAQTWLMMLGNNGFITRWLGARGIDIPSFYGWPGLITVMTFTYYTYVYIGTLAAIRGFDVQLEEAAQSLGTSPARSRLNVMLPVVLPSVLASALLVFTLVVGNFATATILGSRVPLLSVLTYQAAVAEGGSDPVMQSTLASVSIALVMIVLFVQRWIVSRGRHEVTQGRGARAQSLRGLPGLVTGLLAGLLVIVSLLPLGSIVIGAFTVSRGPVMRWGEWTTVHVERLFRIAPDPVLNTLTYAAVATLIGITFSAIVSYLIVKKRTILTPALDYLTALPLALSGTIIGIGLLMSFNTGFLPLTGTASIIVLAYIVRRLPFGIRNASSTLYNIPNSIEEASISLGVPPVATFFKVVLPLMLPAIAAAAVLTWTTTVAELSASIIVYSGGRETMPIQIFKLIDSNLMASASAYGLVLVAVILIPILVATRIFRVDLFSSKS; from the coding sequence ATGAGCGCGCAGCTGCGCTCGGTCTGGTTCTGGCTGTCCGCGCTGGCGCTGGCGATCCTCGCGGTCTTCCTGCTCTATCCGCTACTGAACGTGCTCACCGGCAGCTTCGGTGGCAGCAGCGGCCGCTCGGGCTGGGCGATGCTGGCAGCCGATCCGAAATACGCCACCGCCATCGTCAACACCATCGCGCTCGGCCTGGCCGTGACCCTGACCACGACGCTGATCGGCGTGCCGCTGGCCTATTTCACGGCGCGGTTCTCGTTCCCCGGCAAGGGCATCGTCGCCGTGCTGCCGCTGGTCACGCTCGTGATCCCGGAGGTCATCGCCGCCCAGACCTGGCTGATGATGCTCGGCAACAACGGCTTCATCACCCGCTGGCTCGGCGCGAGGGGCATCGACATCCCGAGCTTCTACGGTTGGCCCGGCCTGATCACGGTGATGACCTTCACCTACTACACCTATGTCTACATCGGCACGCTGGCCGCAATCCGCGGCTTCGACGTGCAGCTCGAGGAGGCCGCGCAGAGTCTGGGCACCTCGCCCGCACGTTCGCGGCTCAACGTCATGCTGCCCGTGGTGCTGCCGTCGGTGCTGGCGAGTGCGCTTCTGGTATTCACCCTCGTCGTCGGGAATTTCGCGACAGCGACGATCCTCGGCAGCCGGGTCCCGCTGTTGTCGGTGCTGACCTATCAGGCGGCCGTCGCCGAGGGCGGCTCCGATCCGGTGATGCAGTCGACGCTGGCCAGCGTGTCGATCGCGCTCGTCATGATCGTGCTCTTCGTCCAGCGCTGGATCGTCTCGCGCGGGCGTCACGAGGTCACCCAGGGCCGCGGCGCGCGGGCGCAATCGCTGCGCGGCCTGCCCGGGCTCGTCACGGGGCTGCTGGCCGGTTTGCTCGTCATCGTCTCGCTGCTGCCGCTCGGCTCGATCGTGATCGGCGCCTTCACGGTGTCGCGCGGCCCGGTGATGCGCTGGGGTGAGTGGACGACCGTCCATGTCGAGCGGCTCTTCCGCATCGCGCCCGATCCCGTGCTGAACACGCTGACCTATGCGGCGGTGGCAACCCTCATCGGCATCACCTTCAGCGCCATCGTCAGCTACCTGATCGTCAAGAAACGCACGATCCTGACCCCGGCGCTCGACTACCTGACGGCGCTTCCTCTCGCCCTGTCGGGGACCATCATCGGCATCGGCCTTCTGATGTCGTTCAACACCGGCTTCCTGCCCCTGACGGGGACGGCGAGCATCATCGTGCTGGCCTACATCGTCCGCCGGCTGCCGTTCGGGATCCGCAACGCGTCCTCGACGCTCTACAACATTCCCAACTCGATCGAGGAGGCGTCGATCAGCCTCGGTGTGCCGCCGGTGGCGACCTTCTTCAAGGTGGTGCTGCCACTGATGCTGCCGGCCATCGCGGCCGCCGCCGTGCTGACCTGGACGACCACCGTCGCCGAGCTCTCGGCCTCGATCATCGTCTATTCCGGCGGCCGCGAGACCATGCCGATCCAGATCTTCAAGCTGATCGATTCCAATCTGATGGCCTCGGCCTCGGCCTACGGGTTGGTCCTCGTCGCGGTGATCCTGATCCCGATCCTCGTCGCCACCCGCATCTTCAGGGTCGACCTGTTCTCGTCCAAGAGCTGA
- the phnE gene encoding phosphonate ABC transporter, permease protein PhnE: MSAPPLASGSLRARAFPPNWPLRIGAALFLVYVAYAAQILDIRWERFVLGLDNGARFIGRMFPPNTAADKMQLLWSGMLESLQIAIIATAAGVLLALPLGLFAARNLMPLPVTVAARGVIALCRTFHPVIVAILFVKAVGFGALAGVMALVVATLGFIAKLIAEAIEEMSMKPIEALRAAGAPFLSVVTMGVVPQVLPRFIGFAAYQLDSNLRNSALVGLVGGGGIGATLFTAFQRFDYDFVLTIIIAIIVTVMAGEVLSAFMRRIYQDEAPSGLVVESPQGRLWRRFTPLERGLRLAFWGLAALALGWSVQTIEVIPEFLYDAPQQTADLFGRMWPIDWSYFGKTVGTALVETLHTATLGTILAVLLATPVALMCARNVAPSPWVNALGRFILVATRSVHTLVWALLFVAVFGPGALAGVMAVAIHSIGFTGKFLSEAIEEAKAGPIEALRAAGASRRAILLKGFWPQVKPAFLAVSLFRWDINVRESAVLGLVGAGGLGVALQASMDNLYWDQVGLVLLVIFAVVVVTEIVTATIRSRVI; encoded by the coding sequence ATGAGCGCACCTCCGCTCGCCTCGGGAAGCCTGCGCGCCCGCGCCTTTCCGCCAAACTGGCCCCTGCGCATCGGCGCGGCGCTGTTTCTCGTCTATGTCGCCTATGCCGCGCAGATCCTCGACATCCGCTGGGAGCGTTTCGTCCTGGGGCTCGACAATGGCGCCCGCTTCATCGGCCGGATGTTTCCGCCCAACACCGCCGCCGACAAGATGCAGCTCTTGTGGTCGGGGATGCTGGAATCGCTGCAGATCGCGATCATCGCGACGGCGGCGGGCGTGCTGCTGGCCCTGCCGCTCGGACTGTTTGCCGCGCGCAACCTGATGCCCCTGCCGGTGACCGTCGCGGCGCGCGGCGTCATCGCGCTGTGCCGCACCTTCCATCCGGTCATCGTCGCCATCCTGTTCGTCAAGGCGGTGGGCTTCGGTGCGCTGGCCGGCGTGATGGCGCTGGTGGTCGCGACGCTCGGCTTCATCGCCAAGCTGATCGCCGAAGCCATCGAAGAGATGTCGATGAAGCCTATCGAGGCGCTGCGCGCCGCCGGCGCGCCGTTCCTCTCGGTGGTGACGATGGGCGTAGTGCCCCAGGTGCTGCCGCGCTTCATCGGCTTTGCCGCCTACCAGCTCGACTCCAACCTGCGCAATTCCGCGCTGGTCGGCCTCGTCGGCGGCGGCGGCATCGGGGCGACGCTGTTCACCGCCTTCCAGCGCTTCGACTATGATTTCGTCCTGACCATCATCATCGCGATCATCGTCACCGTGATGGCGGGCGAGGTGCTCTCCGCCTTCATGCGGCGGATCTACCAGGACGAGGCCCCGTCCGGCCTCGTGGTCGAGAGCCCGCAGGGCCGGCTGTGGCGCCGGTTCACGCCGCTGGAACGCGGCCTGAGGCTGGCGTTCTGGGGGCTGGCGGCGCTGGCGCTCGGCTGGTCGGTCCAGACCATCGAGGTCATCCCGGAATTTCTCTACGACGCGCCGCAGCAGACCGCGGACCTGTTCGGGCGGATGTGGCCGATCGACTGGAGTTATTTCGGCAAGACCGTCGGCACCGCCCTGGTCGAGACGCTGCATACCGCAACGCTGGGCACGATCCTCGCCGTCCTGCTCGCGACCCCGGTCGCCCTGATGTGCGCCCGCAATGTCGCGCCGTCGCCCTGGGTCAATGCGCTCGGCCGCTTCATCCTCGTCGCGACGCGCTCGGTGCATACGCTGGTCTGGGCGCTGCTGTTCGTCGCCGTCTTCGGGCCGGGCGCGCTGGCGGGTGTGATGGCGGTGGCGATCCACTCGATCGGCTTCACCGGCAAGTTCCTGTCCGAGGCGATCGAGGAAGCGAAAGCGGGCCCGATCGAAGCGCTGCGTGCCGCAGGCGCCTCGCGCCGCGCCATCCTGCTGAAGGGCTTCTGGCCCCAGGTAAAGCCGGCCTTCCTGGCGGTGAGCCTGTTCCGCTGGGACATCAATGTCCGCGAGAGCGCGGTCCTCGGGCTGGTCGGCGCGGGGGGGCTGGGCGTCGCGCTGCAAGCCTCGATGGACAACCTCTACTGGGACCAGGTCGGCCTCGTGCTCCTGGTGATCTTCGCGGTCGTCGTCGTGACCGAGATCGTCACCGCGACCATCAGGTCGCGGGTCATCTAG
- the phnC gene encoding phosphonate ABC transporter ATP-binding protein, translating into MSALPVASGQGRALVIRNLVKEYRPGQPVLRDISLTVSEPGIVAIIGPSGTGKSTLIRCINRLVDPTSGSILLGGTDLAKLQGEALRQARRRLGMVFQEYNLVERLTVIENVLCGRLGYVPVWRAWTRRFPEADIARAFSLLDSVGLGEFATRRADQLSGGQRQRVGIARAVMQDPDLVLADEPTSSLDPKTSVEIMELLAQVGRERDIPVLVNIHNVALAKRYALRIIGMSKGMVVYDGPPAGLQDSHLAEIYGGEGWME; encoded by the coding sequence ATGAGCGCCCTGCCTGTGGCGTCCGGCCAGGGCCGGGCGCTCGTCATCCGCAACCTCGTCAAGGAGTACCGGCCCGGACAGCCGGTGCTGCGCGACATCTCGCTGACGGTCTCCGAGCCGGGCATCGTCGCGATCATCGGCCCGTCGGGCACCGGCAAATCGACGCTGATCCGCTGCATCAACCGGCTGGTCGATCCGACATCGGGCTCGATCCTGCTCGGCGGCACGGACCTGGCGAAGCTCCAGGGCGAGGCCCTGCGCCAGGCGCGGCGCCGTCTCGGCATGGTCTTCCAGGAGTACAACCTCGTCGAGCGGCTGACGGTGATCGAGAACGTGCTCTGCGGCCGGCTCGGCTATGTGCCGGTCTGGCGCGCCTGGACACGGCGCTTCCCGGAGGCCGACATCGCCCGCGCCTTCTCGCTGCTCGATTCAGTGGGGCTGGGCGAATTCGCCACCCGGCGTGCCGACCAGCTCTCGGGCGGTCAGCGCCAGCGCGTCGGCATCGCGCGCGCGGTGATGCAGGACCCCGATCTGGTCCTCGCCGACGAGCCGACCTCCTCGCTCGACCCCAAGACCTCCGTCGAGATCATGGAACTGCTGGCGCAGGTCGGGCGCGAGCGCGACATTCCGGTGCTGGTCAACATCCATAACGTCGCGCTGGCGAAGCGCTACGCCCTGCGCATCATCGGCATGTCGAAGGGCATGGTGGTCTATGACGGGCCACCGGCCGGACTGCAGGACAGCCATCTGGCGGAGATCTACGGCGGCGAAGGCTGGATGGAATGA
- a CDS encoding ABC transporter substrate-binding protein, translated as MKTLVLAMALAVTSSLALAQAPAGKVTVVTSFSKDVTDPIKKAFEKATPGVTLEVQNRNTNAGVKYLEETKANNQVDLFWASAPDAFEVLKGKQLLSPYKPKATGIPEKIGSYPINDPAGFYAGFAASGYGIMWNERYARANKLPEPKEWQDLAKPVFFDHVAIAAPSRSGTTHLTIETILQGEGWDKGWRTIKEMAGNFRAINERSFGVPEQVNSGQVGVGIVIDFFAFSAQASGFPVKFVYPSVTTVVPANVGIVANGPNRAAAEAFVEFLLSPAGQEVLLEPGIRRLPVNPAVYAKAGADYPNPFTDARFQKMIGFDVDKSEARTAVVDTLFDQLISFQLDALKGVTKTLHEVEAALAKKPNPQAKALLEEARTLIVAMPVSETQASSAELRGAFTGGKEKGARQAEVEAQWASFARDSYAKAKAKAEEALKAAK; from the coding sequence ATGAAGACACTGGTTCTGGCGATGGCTCTCGCCGTCACATCCTCGCTGGCCCTGGCCCAGGCCCCGGCGGGCAAGGTCACGGTCGTCACCTCCTTCTCGAAGGACGTCACGGACCCGATCAAGAAGGCGTTCGAAAAGGCGACGCCCGGCGTCACGCTCGAGGTCCAGAACCGCAACACCAATGCCGGCGTGAAGTATCTTGAGGAGACCAAGGCGAACAACCAGGTCGATCTGTTCTGGGCCTCGGCGCCGGACGCCTTCGAGGTGCTCAAGGGCAAGCAGTTGCTCAGCCCCTACAAGCCCAAGGCGACCGGCATCCCCGAGAAGATCGGCTCCTACCCGATCAACGACCCCGCCGGCTTCTATGCGGGCTTCGCGGCCTCCGGTTACGGCATCATGTGGAACGAGCGCTATGCCCGCGCCAACAAGCTGCCCGAACCGAAGGAGTGGCAGGACCTGGCCAAGCCCGTCTTCTTCGACCATGTCGCGATCGCGGCGCCCTCGCGCTCGGGCACGACCCATCTGACGATCGAGACGATTCTGCAGGGGGAGGGCTGGGACAAGGGCTGGCGCACCATCAAGGAGATGGCGGGTAATTTTCGCGCGATCAACGAGCGCTCCTTCGGCGTTCCCGAGCAGGTCAATTCCGGCCAGGTCGGCGTCGGCATCGTGATCGACTTCTTCGCCTTCTCGGCGCAGGCCTCGGGCTTTCCGGTCAAGTTCGTGTATCCGAGCGTGACCACGGTCGTGCCCGCCAATGTCGGCATCGTCGCCAACGGGCCCAACCGGGCTGCCGCCGAGGCCTTCGTCGAGTTCCTGCTCTCGCCCGCGGGGCAGGAGGTCCTCCTCGAGCCCGGCATCCGCCGTCTGCCGGTCAATCCGGCCGTCTATGCCAAGGCCGGCGCCGACTATCCGAACCCCTTCACCGATGCGCGCTTCCAGAAGATGATCGGCTTCGACGTCGACAAATCGGAAGCCCGCACCGCCGTCGTCGACACGCTGTTCGACCAGCTGATCTCGTTCCAGCTCGATGCGCTCAAGGGCGTCACCAAGACGCTGCACGAGGTGGAGGCGGCACTGGCGAAGAAGCCGAACCCGCAGGCCAAGGCCCTGCTGGAAGAGGCCCGCACCCTCATCGTCGCCATGCCGGTCAGCGAGACCCAGGCCTCCAGCGCCGAACTGCGCGGCGCCTTCACCGGCGGCAAGGAGAAGGGCGCCCGCCAGGCCGAGGTCGAGGCGCAATGGGCGAGCTTCGCCCGCGACAGCTACGCCAAGGCGAAGGCCAAGGCCGAAGAGGCGCTCAAGGCGGCGAAGTAA
- a CDS encoding extracellular solute-binding protein translates to MKGSTMTKTIDRRTLLAGLAGLSAIPAFGPAMAQAAAGNVVLYTSNNAQSVDAILGVAKDKLPNVKISTITGGSGQLLRRLEAEAGKPQGDLFWSSSANTLGAFTQLFEPYASPEAASIPAALRHPQSLWTASNVHLVVAMINKNQLGGTPAPKSWKDLLAPAFKGKIIIADPANSSTAYTILWGIDKLLGPDALKTLAGNLTVSSAASTVLRSVAQGEYAVGLTFESNAYAYVAGGQREISLLYPAEGTFSTPEFQVLVKGAPAGATAKAAYDLLLSKEVQIALLEAAFRRPSRSDIDVAKHADLPAMASIKIFDTDETEAAAKREEFLKRWQSYLAPK, encoded by the coding sequence ATGAAGGGATCGACCATGACCAAGACCATCGACCGCCGCACACTGCTCGCCGGGCTTGCGGGCCTGTCCGCCATACCCGCCTTCGGCCCGGCCATGGCGCAGGCCGCTGCGGGCAATGTGGTGCTCTACACCTCCAACAACGCCCAGTCGGTCGACGCCATCCTCGGCGTCGCCAAGGACAAGCTGCCCAATGTGAAGATCAGCACGATCACCGGCGGCTCGGGCCAGCTGCTGCGCCGGCTGGAGGCAGAGGCCGGCAAGCCGCAGGGCGACCTGTTCTGGAGTTCCAGCGCCAACACGCTCGGCGCCTTCACGCAGCTGTTCGAGCCCTATGCCTCGCCGGAGGCCGCGAGCATCCCGGCCGCCCTGCGCCATCCGCAGAGCCTGTGGACGGCGTCGAACGTCCATCTCGTCGTGGCGATGATCAACAAGAACCAACTCGGCGGGACGCCTGCGCCCAAGAGCTGGAAGGACCTGCTCGCCCCGGCCTTCAAGGGCAAGATCATCATCGCAGACCCGGCCAACAGTTCGACCGCCTATACGATCCTCTGGGGCATCGACAAGCTGCTCGGGCCCGACGCGCTCAAGACCCTGGCCGGCAACCTGACGGTATCGAGCGCGGCCTCGACCGTCCTGCGCAGTGTCGCTCAGGGCGAATATGCCGTCGGGCTGACCTTCGAATCCAATGCCTATGCCTATGTCGCCGGTGGGCAGCGCGAAATCTCGCTGCTCTATCCTGCGGAGGGGACGTTCTCGACGCCGGAGTTCCAGGTGCTGGTGAAGGGCGCGCCTGCCGGCGCCACAGCGAAAGCGGCCTATGATCTGCTGCTCTCGAAGGAGGTGCAGATCGCCCTGCTCGAGGCCGCCTTCCGGCGTCCGAGCCGGTCTGACATCGATGTCGCCAAGCATGCCGACCTGCCCGCCATGGCCAGCATCAAGATCTTCGACACAGATGAGACCGAGGCGGCGGCAAAGCGCGAGGAGTTTCTGAAGCGCTGGCAGTCTTATCTCGCCCCGAAGTAA
- a CDS encoding ABC transporter ATP-binding protein produces the protein MGIAIEDLAVAYGGTRVIDGLALTIEPGSFFTLLGPSGCGKTTLLRTIAGFVPAERGRLRFGGQEVTHLPPHRRDIGMVFQDYALFPDKTVFDNVAYGLRARKQADNLVRARVGAALERVGLGHLGERHPAALSGGQRQRVALARALVIQPRVLLMDEPLSNLDAKLRLQVRETIVELQREAKITTVFVTHDREEALAMSDRIGVMNKGRLEQVGTPATIYREPATGYVADFVGGANLVEVETGRRQAGEVGPVAFDGMSLAARAPAALPAGRAILVARPEDIVMVGGEALDALPATIAHRQYLGGKTSYKVAFAGGRVLAVDLQNGAHDRFEPGARVGLVLDPGKTLVLAS, from the coding sequence CGTCGCCTATGGCGGGACCCGCGTCATCGACGGGCTCGCGCTGACGATCGAGCCCGGCTCGTTCTTTACGCTGCTGGGGCCGAGCGGGTGCGGCAAGACGACTCTGCTGCGGACGATCGCCGGGTTCGTGCCGGCCGAGCGCGGACGCCTGCGTTTCGGCGGTCAGGAGGTGACGCATCTGCCGCCGCACCGGCGCGACATCGGCATGGTCTTCCAGGACTATGCGCTGTTTCCCGACAAGACCGTCTTCGACAACGTCGCCTACGGCCTGCGCGCCCGCAAGCAAGCCGACAATCTGGTCAGGGCCAGGGTCGGAGCGGCGCTGGAACGGGTCGGTCTCGGCCATCTCGGGGAGCGCCATCCGGCCGCGCTCTCGGGCGGACAGCGGCAGCGCGTGGCGCTTGCGCGCGCGCTGGTCATCCAGCCGCGGGTGCTGCTGATGGACGAGCCACTCTCCAACCTCGATGCCAAGCTGCGCCTCCAGGTCCGTGAAACCATCGTCGAACTCCAGCGCGAAGCGAAGATCACCACAGTCTTCGTCACCCATGATCGCGAGGAGGCGCTGGCGATGTCGGACCGGATCGGCGTGATGAACAAGGGCCGGCTGGAACAGGTCGGGACACCCGCCACGATCTATCGCGAGCCGGCAACCGGCTACGTCGCCGACTTCGTCGGCGGCGCCAATCTGGTCGAGGTCGAGACCGGGAGGCGGCAGGCAGGGGAGGTCGGTCCGGTGGCTTTTGACGGGATGAGCCTGGCTGCGCGCGCACCCGCGGCGCTGCCGGCCGGCCGCGCCATCCTCGTCGCGCGGCCGGAAGACATCGTCATGGTCGGAGGGGAGGCGCTGGACGCCCTCCCGGCGACCATCGCCCATCGCCAGTATCTCGGCGGCAAGACGAGCTACAAGGTGGCGTTCGCCGGTGGCCGGGTGCTGGCGGTCGATCTGCAGAACGGCGCGCATGACCGCTTCGAACCCGGCGCCCGCGTGGGGCTCGTCCTCGACCCGGGCAAGACCCTGGTGCTGGCGTCATGA
- the phnD gene encoding phosphate/phosphite/phosphonate ABC transporter substrate-binding protein, protein MTHLAATASLLVLSLGGWSSQAAAQDTCPNRGQLDTMYCDADRDLVADAPTDPKRWKDPSALVWAYTPVEDPAVYANIFKPLSDHLATCTGKRIVYYPVQSNSAEIEAMRSGRLHFAGFSTGPTGFAVNLAGAVPFAAKGSSEGVRGYNLVAVVKASSPYQKLSDLKGKKVAHTSPSSNSGNLAPRVLFPEHGLTAETDYKPLMSGGHDKSILGVVSGDYDMGAVAGDVYERMIVRGTIKKEDVREIYRSAIFPTSSFAYAHDLKPELAKKLTDCFYSFRFTPEMTKEFNGDDRFLPITYQKDWAVVRDVAEKSGTPYNKSAYDAEAKREADALAKKNAAPAKAP, encoded by the coding sequence ATGACCCATCTCGCGGCGACGGCGTCGCTGCTGGTCCTGAGTCTGGGCGGCTGGAGCAGCCAGGCCGCGGCCCAGGACACCTGCCCCAACCGGGGCCAGCTCGACACGATGTATTGCGACGCGGATCGCGACCTCGTCGCCGACGCCCCCACCGACCCGAAGAGGTGGAAGGACCCCTCCGCGCTGGTCTGGGCTTATACGCCGGTCGAGGATCCGGCCGTCTACGCCAACATCTTCAAGCCGCTGAGCGACCATCTCGCCACCTGCACCGGCAAGCGGATCGTCTACTACCCGGTCCAGTCCAATTCGGCCGAGATCGAGGCGATGCGCTCGGGACGGCTGCATTTCGCCGGATTCTCGACGGGCCCCACCGGCTTTGCGGTCAACCTCGCCGGCGCCGTGCCCTTCGCCGCGAAAGGCTCGTCCGAGGGCGTTCGCGGCTACAACCTCGTCGCCGTGGTCAAGGCCTCGAGCCCCTATCAGAAGCTCTCCGACCTGAAGGGCAAGAAGGTCGCTCACACCTCGCCCTCGTCCAATTCGGGCAATCTCGCACCCCGCGTCCTCTTCCCCGAGCACGGCTTGACGGCGGAGACCGACTACAAGCCGCTGATGTCGGGCGGGCACGACAAGTCGATCCTCGGCGTCGTCTCGGGTGACTACGACATGGGCGCGGTCGCCGGCGACGTCTACGAGCGCATGATCGTGCGCGGCACGATCAAGAAGGAGGATGTGCGCGAGATCTACCGCAGCGCGATCTTCCCGACCTCGTCATTCGCCTATGCCCACGACCTCAAGCCCGAACTCGCCAAGAAGCTGACCGACTGCTTCTACTCCTTCCGCTTCACGCCCGAGATGACCAAGGAGTTCAACGGCGACGACCGCTTCCTGCCGATCACCTACCAGAAAGACTGGGCGGTGGTGCGCGATGTCGCCGAGAAGTCGGGAACGCCCTACAACAAGTCGGCCTATGACGCCGAGGCCAAGCGCGAGGCGGACGCGCTCGCCAAGAAGAACGCGGCGCCGGCCAAGGCGCCCTGA